The proteins below come from a single Papaver somniferum cultivar HN1 chromosome 11, ASM357369v1, whole genome shotgun sequence genomic window:
- the LOC113323177 gene encoding uncharacterized protein LOC113323177, with the protein MDAIGPSLAYNYINHKNQLSDFSSSAAAQSLNLSFHSQRSISTPHTFKSLCYIRSSETRRRSRSLKPIHASSNTESISSDNQERWLLEPVGDGDTKHIGFNVPMPGAFEIASSVVTVGRLPEKADMVIPVATVSGVHARIKVKEGNLLVTDLDSTNGTFIDKKRLSPGVVAMVSPGNCLTFGDMSLAKFRVSKLKNVELPSKLEQEFEVKLDSDVPTENISETAT; encoded by the exons ATGGATGCAATAGGACCATCTCTTGCTTACAATTACATCAACCATAAAAACCAACTTTCTGATTTCTCTTCTTCTGCTGCAGCTCAATCTTTAAATTTGTCCTTCCATTCTCAACGTTCTATCTCTACTCCTCACACGTTCAAGTCTCTCTGTTATATTAGGAGCTCTgaaacgagaagaagaagcagGAGTCTCAAACCCATACATGCATCTTCAAatacagaaagtatttcttcaGATAATCAAGAAAGATGGCTTCTTGAACCTGTAG GCGATGGGGATACAAAACACATTGGTTTCAATGTTCCAATGCCAGGTGCATTTGAGATTGCCTCA AGTGTAGTGACTGTGGGACGTCTTCCTGAGAAAGCAGACATGGTAATTCCTGTGGCAACAG tatcTGGTGTTCATGCTCGGATTAAGGTGAAAGAAGGAAATCTTTTAGTTACAGATCTTGACAGCACAAATGGAACATTTATTGACAAGAAAAGGCTTAGTCCTGGTGTGGTTGCCATGGTGTCGCCAGGAAATTGCCTTACTTTTG GTGATATGTCTTTAGCGAAGTTTCGTGTTTCAAAACTCAAGAATGTGGAGCTTCCGAGCAAACTAGAACAAGAATTTGAAGTGAAACTTGATTCTGATGTTCCAACTGAGAATATATCAGAAACAGCAACTTAA